In the SAR86 cluster bacterium genome, ACACTTATTTAACTCTATACTTTATACGTCCGGTAACTTTAAATCTGTAGCTTATATAAGTATAGGCGAGTCTATCGTTAGATTGTCTCTTACATATCTTTTGGTTAGCAACTTTGACATCTTTGGTCTCCCTTTAGCTGGAATTATATCTTCCCTCATAGCTTTATTTTATGTAGCTAAATTGATTCAAGAAAAAACAGGAGACTATATTTATAAAATTTTTTATCCCGGCTCTAGATACGAGCTAAGTGTGTATCTGCTTGCTTTGTTCATAGGATTTTTTAATGTTGTAAAGGATAGCGTATTTAATAATGTTTTAAGTTTCCTACTTATTACCTTTTTACTATTTCTGTTAATCATTTTTAGTAAGAGAGTAAGAGACTTAGGCTGGTTACTATTCAAAGCTATAAAATAGAATTGCATTCATGCAACTGACCTAGCAAGCATTCTTTTGGAATTTTGAAGCATTAGAGATCTTATTCTCTTACAATGACATCATGCTGAGTGCTAATCAATTATTAAGAAATACTGGGAATTTATTCCCTATTCAAGTCTCTTTTTTCATAGCGGCGTCTTTCGGACTATATCTAGCAGTTTTGTCCCTATCAAATGAAGAAATGAATAACGGCACGAGCATTTTGATTGCTACCTCCGGTGGACTAATAGCAATTTTCTTTTTTTATTTCATGCTTCAAAAGTATTTTGTAGTGTCTATTCTAAAGTATGCTCTTTTATTTTATCTCATACGACTGAGCATAGGGATCGTCCATTACTTGATATTTTTGGAACCCGACTATTTCAGACATAGTTCTTCAGACTTTTCCTATCTTGATGAGTATATGTGGCTTTTCGATTCGATGGATATGTTTGCTGCCGGAACAGCAGGGACAGCTGATGCAGATACAGTAGCTGGTTATGCCGCCGAAAATAAAAACTATGAAATGATATACCTCATGTCTTTTCTCTTTTATTTTGGTGGTGTAAAGGCTCTAAGCGTTGCAACCTTTAACTCATTAGTGACGGTTTATGCAGCTTTTTTAATTTATTTTATTTCTTTGAAAATTAACGAAAACAGCAGGAATGCTATTTTCTGCTTTTTGATTGTGCTTTTACAGCCTTTCGAAATGATAACCTCAATTCTATCAAGAGACACTTTTGGACAAATGTTGGTCCTATATAGCGTTTTTCTCCTTGTGTTTTTCTTCTCGAGTAATGGTTTATTCAAAATTGTGATTATTGGTTTTGCTAGCTGGGTCTCCAGCCTGGTTAGAGAAGTTTATTTCCTGATACCACTGATTGTCGGTATTGGAACCAACATAGTTTATTCCGTAATTTATAATTTTAGAAACTTCAAAAAATCAAACCTTATTGCCTTCATTTTTGCCTTGATTGGTTTAGTTGCTCTTACACCAATTCTAATAGAAATATTTCTTGGAAGGTTTTTAAATGTAGATTTCCTTAGTAAAATCATCGCATTACCAGTTTCTTTTATATACTCTGTTGTAGGCCCCTTTCCTTGGACACAAGTTTTATATCAGGTGACAGGTTATGAGTATCATATCCCAGGTTATCTTACATCAGTTTTCAATTTAACATTATTTCTAAGCTTATTGATATTTCTTGTGAACATTAGACCGAGCAGGTCGCAGTTTATGATCCTTCTTATATTCTCCCTATTTTATTTATCAGGTATCTTAGTTTATGGAGGTAAGCATACTGTCTACTACTCTATAGCCGTACCTCTCTTGGCGCTTTTTGATAGTAATTCAAGAATTTTCATATTTTTTAGTAGGTTTATAATGGTTTTTATATTCTTTTTGATTCTTAACTTTATTTATCTATCTCGATGAAAGATAAAAGCCTTAAAATTTTGCTAGTTATGGGATCAGCTGCTGCTCCTGTTCCTAACAGCGCAATATTCAAAGATAATATTTATGAATCACTTATTACTCTGGGCCATCAAGTCACAATCATACAATTTGATGAATTTCTAAAACAGCATCAGACAGAAACTCTGGAGAATCAAAAAAATATACTTGAAGAACACATAATCTCTGTCTTCAAGCAAGAAGCCCCTTTCGATTATTTGTTAGGTTTTTTATCAGATGAGCAAGTAACACCTAATTTATACAAAGAACTTAAAGATGAGGTTTATACTGTGAATTGGACTTGCAATAGCCATCAATTTGACATTCTGCACAAAAGAAACTCTCCTTACATAGGGCTTAATACCTACATATCAAAAAATCATAAAGCCTTATACGACTCTGTTGGAGCAAATAATTATTGGTTACCCATGGCCGCGAACGAAAATCTTTATGAAATTTCAGGTAATCAGGATATAGGGATATCTTTTGTTGGTTCAGCATATGGGAAAAGGCCATACTATATTTGGAGGCTCCTACAATCAGGTATAGACTTAAAGTTGTTTGGTCCTGGTTGGTATCTCAATAATAATATTACCAATTTCCTAAGATTGTATGTCGCTCCAATTGTATATAACTTAAATACAAATGAAAAAAGACTAAAAAATTTAAATAAAAGTGAAAGAATTTTAATTCAAAAACAAATTATGAAATTGACTGAAGTGGGAGGAGTTCCAGATGACAAGAATTATAGAAAGATATTATCTAGATCATTAGTATCTTTGAATTTCCCTGAATCAAGAAAAGATAACGATTTTTTCAATTATGAGGTTACGTTTGGGTGTAACTTTAGAGATTTTGAAATCCCACTTTCTGGATCAATGCTATTAACTCAAGATTCTGAGGAATTTGACTTTTTTTACGAGAGAGGAAAGGAGGCAATTCCTTTCGGTAATGAAACTGACTTAATTGAAAAAGCAAAATATTATTCCAATAATGTTACGGAAGCTAAGAAAATTTCAGAGGCAGGTCATCGAAGAGCTTTAAATGACCATACTTGGAGTAAACGATTTAATCAGCTTTTTAATTATTTAAAATAGAAATCCAAATGAATAATAAAACTAGGAAAAATCTATGGGCTGTAATTCTCGCGGGTGGATCGGGAAAGAGGCTGTGGCCATTATCAAGAGGATCTTATCCCAAACAATTCATTGATATAGATAATTCAGGTTCTCTGCTATCAAAATCAATCAGAAGAGCTTCTAATCTTTCTAATTTAAGAGGTATTTTGATTGTAACAGGACAAAATCATCTAAAACTGATCGAAAACACCCTGAAAGAATTTAAAGATTTAAATTGTTTAGTTTTAATTGAACCTGAAGGAAGAAACACTGCCCCAGCTATTTTTGCTGCAGCAAAATATATCCAAAAACAAGATGTAGAATCAGAGATACTAGTTATGCCATCTGATCATCATTACGATCGAGATGCTCTTGCAAGAACAGTTAATAACGCCATGAAGGTAAAGCAAAAAGGTCAACTTATCACTTTTGGTATAAAACCCACCTCTCCAGAGGTAGGATATGGTTACATACATCATACAAATAATGAAGATGTACTTAAGAAAATAATCCTTTTCAAAGAGAAGCCAAATCTAAAGACTGCAAAAAAATATTTATCAACAAATGAATTTTATTGGAATAGCGGCATAAATATATTCAATTCAAACTTTATAATCCAAGAATTTAGCAGTCTTTGGAAGGAATCAAATAAAGTTAACCTTGAATTCATTCAAAGAGATAAATTCATAGAGATTAATAAAAAAGAATTTCAGAAATTGCCAAAT is a window encoding:
- a CDS encoding glycosyltransferase — encoded protein: MKDKSLKILLVMGSAAAPVPNSAIFKDNIYESLITLGHQVTIIQFDEFLKQHQTETLENQKNILEEHIISVFKQEAPFDYLLGFLSDEQVTPNLYKELKDEVYTVNWTCNSHQFDILHKRNSPYIGLNTYISKNHKALYDSVGANNYWLPMAANENLYEISGNQDIGISFVGSAYGKRPYYIWRLLQSGIDLKLFGPGWYLNNNITNFLRLYVAPIVYNLNTNEKRLKNLNKSERILIQKQIMKLTEVGGVPDDKNYRKILSRSLVSLNFPESRKDNDFFNYEVTFGCNFRDFEIPLSGSMLLTQDSEEFDFFYERGKEAIPFGNETDLIEKAKYYSNNVTEAKKISEAGHRRALNDHTWSKRFNQLFNYLK
- a CDS encoding mannose-1-phosphate guanylyltransferase/mannose-6-phosphate isomerase, whose product is MNNKTRKNLWAVILAGGSGKRLWPLSRGSYPKQFIDIDNSGSLLSKSIRRASNLSNLRGILIVTGQNHLKLIENTLKEFKDLNCLVLIEPEGRNTAPAIFAAAKYIQKQDVESEILVMPSDHHYDRDALARTVNNAMKVKQKGQLITFGIKPTSPEVGYGYIHHTNNEDVLKKIILFKEKPNLKTAKKYLSTNEFYWNSGINIFNSNFIIQEFSSLWKESNKVNLEFIQRDKFIEINKKEFQKLPNISIDYAILEKSSNTYTSEFLGKWSDVGSWHSLKELNLESTENDNAILGEKIFIDDSRSNLIYSQTRTVGVSGVDNLAIIDTPDALLITNLNKRENANKILDKINDEEKGIFDSSEKVFRPWGWYETIDGGNNYQVKRIHVYPKEQLSVQKHFHRSERWVVIKGEAEIQVGDNIERYPVGSMISIGKEVIHSLANTTDSDVEIIEVQLGSYLGEDDIVRYSDKYGRD